Proteins encoded in a region of the Mercenaria mercenaria strain notata chromosome 1, MADL_Memer_1, whole genome shotgun sequence genome:
- the LOC123565117 gene encoding uncharacterized protein LOC123565117, translating into MLDPCNSFLDSEPEVCVELEAGTEDLVDGDFGVTGTLFATLLSDVTDKSSTDIFTEVMSCNNSDSESDEILDYLSKTQENLMKEVSELQESVRLTRSSTKPVVSTKDNIKSTCKQSVYSRPPLMCSSTVNMKSSQVEIKRQNSLENPNSGKNPEKCMNKNAIIARENREKKKQYVKSLENNLESVKNENFDLKTKLEAKSKQCELMQKEIKYLRNVLANQSCISALLNNIHATKGVAFTSSLQTIEQIEDLNSNKIEDNNSKKRSLDENDNYEKTPKGIYVRATGSHKKAKKDTEESMAEDFSPPLTPCSSPDEVDGAGGVCLHVSNNKVSLELCSICAESASNAWSKAAMIDVAVKDYTVKEERK; encoded by the exons ATGCTAGACCCCTGTAATTCCTTTTTGGACAGTGAACCAGAAGTTTGTGTGGAGCTTGAAGCGGGGACTGAAGATCTTGTAGACGGCGACTTTGGCGTAACAGGGACCCTGTTCGCTACACTTCTGTCAGACGTTACGGACAAAAGCAGTACCGATATATTCACTGAAGTTATGAGTTGTAACAACTCAGATAGTGAGAGTGATGAAATTTTAGATTATCTTTCTAAAACACAAGAAAACTTGATGAAAGAAGTTAGTGAATTACAGGAGTCAGTCAGATTAACAAGGTCATCAACTAAACCTGTTGTTAGTACAAAGGATAACATAAAAAGCACCTGTAAACAATCTGTGTACAGTCGTCCTCCATTAATGTGCTCGAGTACTGTCAATATGAAATCCTCACAAGTAGAAATAAAGAGACAAAATTCACTTGAAAATCCAAATAGTGGTAAAAATCCTGAAAAATGTATGAACAAAAATGCAATTATTGCTAGAGAAAACCGTGAGAAAAAGAAACAGTATGTTAAAAGTCTTGAAAATAATTTGGAAAgtgtaaaaaatgaaaactttgatcTGAAAACTAAACTTGAAGCAAAGTCAAAGCAATGTGAATTGatgcaaaaagaaataaaatatctgcGTAATGTGTTAGCAAATCAGTCATGTATTTCAGCTCTTTTAAACAATATTCATGCCACTAAGGGTGTTGCATTCACTTCATCACTCCAAACAATTGAGCAAATCGAAGacttaaattcaaataaaattgagGACAATAATTCTAAGAAAAGGTCTTTAGATGAAAATGACAATTATGAAAAGACACCTAAAGGCATTTATGTTAGGGCAACAGGGTCCCATAAAAAAGCCAAGAAAGATACTGAGGAGTCCATGGCAGAAGACTTTAGTCCTCCCCTGACGCCATGTTCAAGTCCAGATGAAGTTGATGGTGCTGGGGGTGTGTGCCTTCATGTCAGTAACAATAAAGTGTCTTTGGAATTGTGTTCTATTTGTGCTGAAAGTGCTAGCAATGCTTGGAGTAAAGCAG CAATGATTGATGTAGCTGTAAAAGATTATACTGTTAAGGAAGAGAGAAAGTAA